A region from the Aegilops tauschii subsp. strangulata cultivar AL8/78 chromosome 5, Aet v6.0, whole genome shotgun sequence genome encodes:
- the LOC109755478 gene encoding putative disease resistance protein RGA3 — MASLLTALLGRVVAKAGDALVSELLRAWGLDKSRRKLERYLAAVQCILLDADAKSRTNPAVLRWMTDLKTAAYQADDVLDDFRYEALRLRADAQIRPRSKARKVLSYFTANSPVVFRLSMSRKMKDALEMIDELVVEMNNFHFIQHAETLSVDNPQTHSQVDESEIVGRQNEKEQVVKMLLDHSDSDTKNNVMVLPIVGMGGIGKTTLAQLVHNDRRMKHHFELVIWACVSDKFVIEEIIRSVIEVTTMNKCDLTQMEALQKKLGEVLGKKRYLLMLDDVWSEDRQKWDDMRSLLCSHAGSGSAIIVTSRSNQVASIMGTLPPHQISLLSEDQSWELFQRNTFGRAVEKQEELISMAKSIVQKCKGLPLAIKTVAALLRSKHHRQWFSFLDSDVWKDDILRTTGIVPALQLSYDHLSSDAQICFSFCAIFPMDSPMNKDMLIQLWMANDFIASETRGQQIFDLLVWRCFLQEVEIQKNPLSGFRNGFDQYIRNDDFMHRPTTCKMHDLMHDLADSNLHHIKKFYKDPQMLVHYSMMFDICHLIMRLPEGMRYMSSLRHIFLVGCYRLERMPQGTGQLSSLQTLTNYVIDSDPGRGIDQLKDLDLGGALSLTELRKVHSVENAKQGNMSAKHNLKRLSLSWANRPPYGYEVDTNAEGILEALCPNKRLEVLLLSNYTGAKLSSWMHNSTVLEHLSELCLSSCKNCKDLPPLWQLPSLRYLSLNGLHSLTSICAGNDHTNIGESCISLPPFFPKLEIMIVSDMIKLERWHQEVPGQVPAISFPQLKKLDVSACPMLASMPKTLPLIEDLLVTGANDIPLYHLMNMSVQSNLECKGYIEVGWRLIHLHFSRLGDSNVRLGLRGLRENVEHFEEELSRIPCRFIKVLDITNYDCLFSFELSQVQQNIWDHFGFVEKLSIENCNNIVQWPAVEFRNMNCLRVLNLIDCSNLTGSLPLAISDEENDHLPRLQNLSISCCNNLVEVPKLPASLESLSIRCCPKLVSMPRNLGSVKKLRELSLIRCDALTAFPDGTYGVTALRTLVMEWCPRVETLPEGLLQQLPTLGRLRITGCPNLEEAFSSRGTHWNFVEAIPNRSVGKSMR, encoded by the exons ATGGCTTCGCTGCTCACAGCGTTGCTGGGCCGTGTGGTGGCTAAGGCCGGCGACGCGCTGGTGTCCGAGCTGCTGCGGGCGTGGGGGCTGGACAAGTCCCGCCGGAAGCTGGAGCGCTACCTCGCCGCCGTCCAGTGCATCCTGCTGGACGCCGATGCCAAGAGCCGCACTAACCCCGCCGTCCTCCGCTGGATGACGGACCTCAAGACTGCCGCCTATCAGGCCGACGACGTCCTCGACGACTTCCGCTACGAGGCGCTGCGCCTCCGTGCCGACGCCCAGATTCGCCCCCGCTCCAAGGCACGCAAG GTGTTGAGCTACTTCACTGCCAATAGCCCAGTTGTTTTCCGGCTCTCCATGAGCAGGAAAATGAAGGACGCCCTTGAAATGATAGATGAATTGGTTGTGGAGATGAACAATTTTCACTTCATACAACATGCAGAGACACTAAGCGTCGATAATCCGCAAACACACTCTCAAGTCGATGAATCAGAGATTGTGGGCAGACAaaatgagaaggaacaagtggtGAAGATGTTGCTCGATCACTCTGACAGCGACACTAAGAATAATGTCATGGTGCTTCCCATAGTTGGTATGGGCGGAATTGGTAAGACCACCCTGGCCCAACTTGTGCACAATGATCGGAGGATGAAGCATCATTTTGAGTTGGTCATATGGGCTTGTGTCTCTGACAAGTTCGTTATCGAAGAAATTATCCGATCTGTAATAGAAGTGACCACGATGAACAAGTGTGATTTAACTCAAATGGAAGCATTGCAAAAGAAACTTGGTGAAGTGCTGGGTAAGAAAAGGTACCTCCTAATGCTAGATGATGTTTGGAGTGAAGATAGACAGAAGTGGGATGACATGAGATCATTACTATGCTCACATGCTGGCTCAGGTAGTGCTATAATTGTGACAAGCCGCAGCAATCAAGTTGCTTCTATCATGGGAACACTTCCTCCACATCAGATATCACTTCTAAGTGAAGATCAATCATGGGAGCTTTTTCAGAGGAACACATTTGGAAGGGCAGTGGAAAAGCAGGAGGAATTGATTTCAATGGCTAAGAGTATTGTCCAGAAGTGTAAGGGGTTGCCTCTTGCTATCAAGACCGTAGCAGCTTTGCTTCGCTCGAAGCATCACAGGCAATGGTTTTCTTTTCTGGATAGTGATGTTTGGAAGGATGACATCCTTAGAACTACTGGAATTGTACCTGCACTACAACTGAGCTATGATCACTTGTCATCAGACGCACAAATATGCTTTTCCTTCTGTGCTATTTTCCCCATGGATAGCCCGATGAACAAGGACATGTTAATCCAGCTATGGATGGCAAATGACTTTATTGCATCAGAAACAAGAGGCCAACAAATTTTTGATTTGCTAGTTTGGAGATGTTTCCTACAAGAGGTCGAGATTCAAAAGAATCCGCTCTCCGGATTTCGAAATGGGTTCGATCAGTACATACGTAATGATGATTTCATGCACCGACCAACTACTTGCAAGATGCACGATCTCATGCATGATCTTGCTGACTCC AATCTTCACCACATCAAGAAATTCTACAAGGATCCACAAATGCTAGTTCATTACAGCATGATGTTCGACATTTGTCACTTGATAAT GAGATTACCAGAAGGCATGCGATACATGAGCAGTCTTCGCCACATCTTCCTCGTTGGGTGTTATCGTTTGGAGCGCATGCCACAAGGTACTGGTCAGCTGAGTTCTCTGCAGACATTGACGAATTATGTCATTGATAGTGATCCAGGTCGTGGAATTGATCAACTGAAAGATTTGGATCTAGGTGGTGCTCTTTCTTTGACTGAGCTGAGAAAAGTGCATAGTGTAGAAAATGCTAAACAAGGCAATATGTCCGCGAAGCACAATTTGAAAAGATTATCACTCAGTTGGGCGAATAGACCTCCTTATGGATATGAAGTAGACACTAATGCAGAAGGAATATTAGAGGCCCTTTGTCCTAACAAAAGGCTTGAAGTTTTACTGTTATCTAATTATACTGGTGCTAAACTGTCATCATGGATGCACAACTCTACAGTGTTAGAACATCTCAGTGAACTTTGTCTGAGTAGCTGCAAGAACTGCAAGGATCTTCCACCATTATGGCAGCTACCCTCTCTTAGGTACTTGAGTTTGAATGGTTTGCATAGCTTGACAAGTATATGTGCTGGTAATGATCATACAAACATTGGGGAATCCTGTATTTCTCTACCACCCTTCTTTCCTAAATTGGAAATCATGATAGTTTCTGACATGATTAAGCTAGAGAGATGGCACCAGGAGGTGCCAGGACAAGTACCAGCTATATCATTCCCTCAGCTCAAGAAGCTAGATGTTTCTGCATGTCCAATGCTCGCAAGCATGCCCAAGACGCTCCCTTTGATTGAAGATCTGCTGGTGACTGGGGCAAATGACATCCCTCTTTACCATCTGATGAATATGTCTGTGCAATCTAATCTTGAGTGCAAAGGCTACATTGAAGTTGGTTGGCGGCTTATTCACCTTCATTTCTCGAGGCTTGGTGACTCTAACGTGAGACTGGGACTCCGAGGTTTGAGGGAAAATGTAGAGCACTTTGAAGAGGAGTTGAGCAGAATACCTTGCAGGTTTATTAAGGTGCTTGATATAACAAATTACGACTGTCTTTTCTCGTTCGAACTGTCCCAAGTACAACAGAATATATGGGACCATTTTGGTTTTGTTGAAAAACTGTCAATTGAAAACTGCAATAATATAGTACAATGGCCAGCGGTAGAATTCAGGAACATGAATTGCCTTCGAGTTCTAAACTTGATTGATTGTTCCAACTTAACTGGATCACTTCCATTAGCAATATCTGATGAAGAAAATGACCACCTTCCTCGACTCCAGAATCTTAGTATATCATGTTGCAATAATTTGGTGGAGGTACCAAAGTTGCCTGCATCTCTTGAAAGTTTGTCGATCCGTTGTTGTCCCAAGCTGGTTTCCATGCCAAGAAATCTTGGGAGCGTAAAAAAATTGAGAGAACTCTCTCTGATTAGGTGCGATGCCCTGACGGCATTTCCAGATGGAACGTATGGAGTCACTGCACTCAGGACGCTGGTGATGGAGTGGTGCCCAAGGGTAGAGACACTACCAGAGGGACTCTTGCAGCAGCTCCCAACCCTCGGGAGGCTACGGATCACAGGCTGCCCTAACTTGGAGGAGGCCTTCTCAAGCAGAGGCACTCACTGGAATTTTGTTGAAGCAATTCCAAATAGATCAGTTGGCAAATCCATGCGCTGA